The Scylla paramamosain isolate STU-SP2022 chromosome 20, ASM3559412v1, whole genome shotgun sequence nucleotide sequence tctctctctctctctctctctctctctctctctctctctctctctctctttctcctttattccgtTTTAAATGctgatctttctttctttctttatctccctcatgccattatctttccttcctacctacctttcccttttctctcctaacacacacacacacacacacacacacacacacacacacacacacacacacacacacacacacacacacacacacacacacacacacacacacacacacacacacacacacacacacacacacacacacacacacacacacacacaacactgcaGTGGCATCAACTTAACTAACAGCAGCTCGTGACAAATTTTTGCAACATCGatggtggagaagaggaggacgcaAAACGCACCTATgtacccctccaccccctccaccacgGCGAGTCAGCGGGGCGAGAAGTGACGTAAGGGAGCACCgcgcccctccctgccccctggACCCCGGCGCCAGCTGTATATAAGGGTTTACTGTTCCCTGATGCAGCAGACGCGCCACAGCCAGCACACGACAGCATGGTGAGAGCTGAGAGAGTTTTGGGGGTGTTCAGTGGCTGGGAGTGCACAGGACTTAGAGTGGAGAGGAGTTAAAAGGCTTGACTTAAAAAGACACTTAATTTTTGGGGGTTCAGTGGCTTAAGACTACAAGGAACCAGGCTTGGAATGAACAGTTAAAAGCTTGATTTGATATTGTACTCAAGAGCATGGAATGTTTAAAACTGTATGGGAGACAGGTTTAGAATGGGCAGGATTTAAAAGGGACTGAATTTTTGTGGTTCATTAGCTTAAGACTGTACTGAGAGGTTATAATCTATAGGTACGACTTAAAAGGCAGTTATTTTTTGGGTTCAGTGGCTTAAGACTGTACGAGAAAGAGGCTTAGAATGGGTAGGACTTGAAAggaattaatttttttcgtgGGTAGAGTGGCTTAAAACTGTACTCAGAGGCTTAGAATCTATGGAGAGGACTTAAAAGGGATTGGATTCTAAAAGGAGGATACATTTGAGGTTGGACTCTAGGGAAAGGCAAGCGTTACGGCCCAAGACTTTAAAATTTTAGGAGCAGACCAACGTGACAGGGTCTTGAAAGGGTTTGAAACTATGGAAAGTATTTATATAGTGTTGGATTCTAAAGTAAACTACATTAACTTGGAATCTAATGCTAAGTGGGCAGTGTGAGACTTAAAAGACTTGAAATTTGAGAAGGTAGCATGTAATTTATAGGAGCTTTGAATCTATAGAGATGAATACACAAAGacttaaaggagagaaaggaataaacaagaggagagaaagagagagagaagaggaagaagaatgggcTTTGAATCTATAGAAAAGAATgtaaagtaaaggagagaggataaacaagagaagagaaagaagagaaaggagaacaggCAGGAGACGAAGAGatatgagagaaaggaggatgatTGGCACAAGTGGTTGGATCGTGTTTAATATTAGGAAGGAGGAATTTACGGTACGATTTGGTGTTTATGGGGACTGAACTTGAGGTGAGAATAGAACGTGACTGTGCTTGTGTGTAGAAAATAATtattgattgaatgattgactaactgactgaatgactgaatgaatgactgactaactgactgatagACCGACTGAATGCCTGCCTGACTGATTGATTCAttgactagctgactgactgaatgaatgaatgactgatgaactgattgactaactgaatgaGCGACTAATTGAGTGATCCATTCATTAACTGCCTAACTTACTGAGTAACTAATTTAATTACTgactaactaattaactgacCAACTAACAGACTGATTGACCGACAGCATCACACCGACAGACTAGCTTTCTAAAAGACACAACAGCGACACCAACAGAACACAGACTTATAACAGACAAAAGACATACTGAGGAAGACTTACAAGAGGTACACACTGATAGAGGCTGCCGAGACGCACAGAGGAGACAGAGACGagggtgggtgaggaggagtaaaggtgagagtgagtgaggtgttAACAGGTGGTGGGGGAAGAGAGTGTAAGTctgagaggaaaagtaaagaagaaggtCGAGGTGGAGGATACAAGAACAGTGATAAGAActgaaggagacagagagagagagagagagagagagagagagagagagagagagagagagagagagagagagagagagagggagagagagagaatgtacaggtgtgtgataacgaatggaagaagggagaaagaagacaaaaaaaaaaaaaccaagagGGAATGTTGggtggaagaaaatgaaaaaaaaagaaaggagaggaaggaaagaagagaatagaggagagaagggaaaggatatAATGAGAGAAAGCTTTGTTTCCTGCCTTGCTTACTGAtggtgctacacacacacacacacacacacacacacacacacacacacacacacacacactaagtctcccgttttcttccagAGGGCGGTGAGCGGGGCGTTTCTGGCCACGCTGGTGGTTGCCTGCATTGCTGatttcggaggaggaggaggaggacatggcgggggaggaggaggaggcactagCAGCTACAGCGCCCCACCAGTGAGCAGCGGAGGAATgtacggcggcggcggcggtggatcTATGTATGgcggaggtggcggcggcggcggcggtggaggcggtggagggtatggaggaggaggagtgagcagCAGCTACAGCGCTCcgtcaggtggaggaggaggaatgtatggcggcggtggtggcggcggcggcggcggtggtggtggtggtggtggtggatatggtggtggtggttcctctggaggcggcggcggctatggaggaggcagcggtggtggtggtggaggcggcggctACGGAGGAGGTTCCTTTGGCGGCGGCTcttctggcggcggcggcgggggctacggcggaggcggcggcggaagTAGCGGCGGTTATGGTGGCGGATCCtctggcggcggtggcggcggctaTGGCGGCTCCTCTGGCGGCggaagcggcggcggcggttaTGGCGGCTcctctggcggcggcggcggtggctaTGGCGGCTCTTCAAGCGGTGGAGGCAGTGGCGGCGGCTATGGCGGCTcctctggcggcggcggcggaggctaTGGCGGTTCTTCcggcggcggcgggggaggCGGCTATGGCGGCTCCTCTGGCGGCGGCAGCGGGGGCTATGGCGGCTCctctggcggtggtggcggcggctatGGCGGTTCTTcttctggcggcggcggcggcagctaTGGCGGCTCCTCTGGTGGCGGAGGCGGCTATGGCGGCTcctctggcggcggcggcggcggctatgGCGGCTcctctggcggcggcggcagcggctaTGGCGGCTcctctggcggcggcggcggctatgGCGGCTcttctggcggcggcggcggcggcggcggcggctatgGCGGCTCCTCTGGTGGTGGCAGCTATGGCGGCTcctctggcggcggcggcggcggcggcggcggctatgGCGGCTcctctggcggcggcggcggcggctatAGTGGCTCCtctggcggcggtggcggaTATGGCGGCTCTTCTGGCGGCGGCGGGGGAGGCTATGGCGGCTCCtctggcggtggcggcggcggctatGGCGGTTcatctggcggcggcggcggcggcggcggcggctatgGTGGTTcatctggcggcggcggcgggggatATGGCGGCTcatctggcggcggcggcggcggcggttaTGGTGGCTcatctggcggcggcggcggcggctatgGCGGCTCAtctggcggcggcggaggcggcggctaTGGGGGCTCAtctggcggcggtggcggcggcagctaTGGCGGCGGCTCttctggcggcggcggtggtggctaTGGCGGCTCCTCTGGCGGCGGCAGTAGCATGTATGGGAAATAGACACTCTCTATCCCCCCCAGCCACACCTCcccacttcccctcacccctgccCATCACCTGCCTCCTAACCCCTTCTCACTGCCCCTTCCATGTGTCACACTCACCCCCCTCCAGCCCTTCACACCGCCCTCTGTCCCATCACCGGTGCCCACTCCAGCCCTTCACCAACCTCCCCCTGCCCCTATCACCTAGTCGCCCCTtcactccccccttccttcccttcatgcccttcctgttcttgttatcTGGTGTTCAACGTCCGTAttgatgtttgtatgtatgtgtttgtatatgtctgtctgtctgtctgtacgtatgtgtgtgtattggtgtgtgtgtatttgtctacCACGAGAAGTTTTACGAAATATATTTTAGATACACCAATaaatttttcgttttccttcttccttattttcatgattttttttattttattttttttaggtgggCTTAAAATTTCAACAGCTCTTGGAAtaaagtgataatgatgatgatgatgatgatgatgatgagagagagagagagagagagagagagagagagagagagagagagagagagagagagagagagagagagagagagagagagagagaacctttccttcctcacaaaGTCTCAAATAATtaatcacctcttcttctttctccatctccctccataAGCATAACTTTGGCTGGGACAATGGTGGCGTTGTTCATCCTGGGAGAACAAACCACCATGGGACTTTCAAGgcctcttcacctccaccaccacctcctcctcctcctcctcctcctcctcctacaagtccttctctccttcctgtcacGCTACTGATCAAGccaccactttctctctctctctctctctctctctctctctctctctctctctctctctctctctctctctctctctctcactttttcgtGTCTCCTGGTCGTTTTCATGTGCGCGGCTGCTTCTGGGAGCATATGTGTAATGAGtatctgtgcgtgcgtgcgtgtgtgtgtgtgtgtgtgtgtgtgtgtgtgtgtgtgtgtgtgtgtgtgtgtgtgtagatgttaCATTAcctcaccttcacacacacacacacacacacacacacacacacacacacacagaccacgtacaaagaggataaaataacatgaaaacatCAAGGAAGTCATAATTTCCTGTGTTTACCTTGAAAAATAGACTCTCTCGCTGACATTAGTGTTTCATAAACCTACACGGAacatttaaaagaagaaaaaaaaagaaaggaagaaagaaatccATTACAGTTTTTGCACTTACAATTAAACTACACATTCTGGTATTTAAATTTCCACTGCCTTACATTAATTTGAGGTTTTACTGCCTGGACGTGAACACAAAGCAGCGCACAGTcttggggagaaagaaagagtaaaagttTCCAGTTATTTCTGCTGTGTATTATTTGCGTCCTCctttattatccttattattactattctttttttcccttcaagaTTGAGAGTTAAAGATAATTTTCCATATAGATTTCCTTTCGGACTCTTTCGgattgtcctttctttttttattggctAGCACCTTCAATGGTAGACCTTTATTTACCACATTGTTTTCCCCTTGGCCAGATTCTCTCATATaccaataaacaaaatgaagcCCTTATGTACGTATTCCTTAaacctttgttctctcattcggttttcaaaggtcacatgGGGTAATATTTTCGTGGATACTTTTCTCCACTTAAACCTTGTGAAACCCaacctagaatcatgaaaacacacttgaaaacccctgTAATTTCCCTTTGATTGTGTAAGATGAGATAAGACGCGAAAACGTTTTAGAATGCAGCTTTTAATCTTTAAGTCACCTGATCTACTCAGTCTCCCTTTGTGATCGATTCCGAGCAGACGAGAGGACTTGAGATTTACGGAGCAACGCTAAAACACAGCAGAACTTAGTGTAATGTGTTACTCGACTGCTGACCATGATTaatctcttctgttctctctcagGTGTGTAAGTGTGGTGGCTACAGACAAGACACATCTGATACATCTCCCACACCTGCGCTACACCGAGGCTATCACACACCTGCTTTATGCTCCACCAGGTTTTGTTAGAATAAGTTGAAATAGGTAATAAACGTACATCAATATAATAGGGTAGCAACGAAAGGCTTCACGCACAATATACACCGAGAGTTCCAGAAATGTAAAGCATGAGGCAAAACAGGAAACGTGTCTCAGATCTCACAGAACATTACGGTCCTTGTAAAGTAATGCTACCACACGACCATTGCTTGTTTCATTGTTTCActgcggagagagagacagagagagagagagagagagagagagagagagagagagagagagagagagagagagagagaaagcaagcgGCAGACTGTCCCAGACCAAGGAGGCAAACAATCAGCTGCTACAGGAGGGAACTCGCCCCCACGTGACCTCCACAGCGGTGCCTTGTCCTCGGCACCGCCCATCCTCACCCAGCCACCACGCACGCTTGGAATGAGTTGAGGAGTCAGCCGCTACACCACGCCCACAGGATCTAGTCTAGCCGCGCCCTTCACCCTTCACACTGCGGCGCCGCTGTCCCCTGttgggtgtggctgtggtggtggtggtggtgggcgtggcgAGAGGACTTAGTTGAGGCGCTTGGTGAGCCTGAATCGTTTTGTTCGGAGGCGGGTCAGCACAAAGGGGGAGTCACCGTTGATGCCGCCCCTCAACATCACCAGGGGCCCCGCGGAGGAGAGTGGAGACGCCGCCACTGTGTATCCAGCGGAGGTGGGGTTGGGGCGGGGGCGTCGCTGGGAGCGGGACAGCGGCTTGGGCTCCGTGGAGAGTGGCGGGAACCCAACCTTGACTTCCTTCACGGCGACTGAGGAGGACGCGGCCTTGGTGTCTCGCGGCCTGAGCAGCGACCGCACCTTGGCGAAGGGAGATCCCGTGCCCGCGGCGAGGCTGCCCCCTGCTAGTGGACTGGGACCCCAGGTGGCCTTCCCAGGAAACATGACGAAGTGGTTCTCATCAGCATCGCCGCTCAGCTGCAGGCACGCTGCGAGAAGCGGCGCGAAGGCCACGACCACGGCCACCGCCACGCTCTGAGGGGACAGGGTAACGCAACACGGGTGcgtggtgaggaggaagaggaggaggaggaggaggagataaagaagaacgaggaagaacaGAATAACAACTTTCCCTTCATACCTACAGTTAACATAATTCAACATCAACAAGAAGTCAGTTACGgtgaacacaacaaaaaaaaaaaaagaatgaaagaaagaaaaacaaatatcagTACAGTCACGCTACATTACAGACTGACAGCCGTATAATAACAATGACAGGTAGGAGACAATCACGGCAGGTGCGCCATTTACCTGCGCCCGGAGGAATTGAGGGTAGGCAGCGTTGCGGCTCATCTCACCACACCTGAGGAAGacgctgggggaggaggaatacaaaggaatacaaataaatacaaatgaagTCTAAATAGTAACGGATCCTGAGGTCCTtgctaggctgtttgggtaactattctactctaactATTAGTGGGACAGACAGCATTgcacagaagaaggctcctccccaccgaGACATCCCACCAGCCGAAGCTAgccagaaaaaggaaatgataccGTGatgtatagaagaaaaaaacaacaacaacatggaataaaggaggaagaggaggaggagaaggactgaaggaaggaagaagatgagtatttcaataaaaatataaagttaTGTTTCCTGCCACCCAgccacacacgcactctctctctctctctctctctctctctctctctctctctctctctctctctctctctctctctctctctcttaaaacatCGTAACCCGCAACTGcaacaataaaatataatcAAACCTCAATCAAGAAACATAAGACATGAAGGTGTACGTTTAAAGAAAgcccagaagaggaggaggaggaggaggaggaggaggaggaggaggaggaggaggaggaggaggaggaggaggagaaggagatacgGGAGTGGTTACTTTAAGAGGCGGTAAGAATTTTTGATACTAGGAGGTTactgtgacgagagagagagagagagagagagagagagagagagagagagagagagagagagagagagagagagagagagagagagagagaaagagagagagaatttgaatcGCAGTAATTTCACGAACCTCACCAGGAatgcagttattattattattattattattattattattattattattattattattattattattattattattatcattattattctgaaCACAACTTGAATATTATTTTTACGACCATTATTTCACTATgtctcatatttctttctttcgtctctaGCAAAATTTCAGGAAACATGGTAAATCGCTCAGAAAAATCCTTGACTGACATCCGGCACATCCACCTTTGCTAACCCCAcatccaccgccgccaccaccaccaccaccaccactacatcagtCCTCCTCCCCGCCTACCCTTCCTTGTGGCTCACcaaataataagaacaataacaatactgaCAATTAACCTTCATTTCCACTAATACACTAATACAGGTtcacatgaaaaagaaaaaaaaaactgctcggATTTATACACCTTTCTACTTACATTCACTCTTCAGTTATCACTAAATTACTGACTAAAGCTTGTCTACTAGCAATACGTTCTACTTTACTTAACTTCACCTCGTTACCTTCTCAAGTATTATCAGTGCCTAGTATTTTTTCGATCTGATTttggatgatttttttatttttttcagtttgctgTTACTGGTATTGCTTTTAGATTTCCTGTTTATTTACTCTTACATTTATCATTGCTGTTACAAGTGTATTTTTGGTATATGCGCCTTgaatccttccctctttcttgtattttcagtttcCTATGTGGTTGCTTCTACGTTGATAATTTctgtatcatcattatcattattaattacaCCTGGTCACCTGTACCATCCATAACACCTAAAAATTTGCCAGAAACACATTTACCTGCAGCACCTTCCACTCACCTACATCGCACCTCAATCTGACAGTGAGAAATGGGAATATAATCAAGAAAAATGCATTCACACATAACAGGAAAATCTTcactttacgtagaaaaacaaacacagaaaattAACACTATAATTGGGCTTCACCTTATGCACTGTACCAGAACAACAGGTAGACAAAgacatctaaaacacacacacacacgcacgccacacgcacacacacacactcacacacacacagaaactcaAACTCAAACCCAAACACTTACTGCCAGaatcacaacacaaaacacaccgccaccaccaccaccaccagcagcacggGAGGAAACACTGGGACGCCAAGAATACACCTAAGAAGACACTGTATATCTTGGTATACTGATGCTTCCTCTATAAGCTTCCCCGAGTCCTACGTATGGAACTGGAGACTTTGTAGCTGAAAGActgggtgagtgtgtgaataTCAGAGAGGTCCACCTGTGTAGTTCAGAGTCAGGAAGGCTACTATTGTCCCGCCTCCCTCACCTCGGCTTCTCTTTTACCTGTGACGCCAAGTGTAAAGAAGGGTTTTGTCTCCAGGAGGGCGGGTGGCCATggcgagggaaggggggaggtgtGGGGgcgagggagcgagggaaggaaaaaccgatgatggaaggggggaggagtgtagcaggaggaagaggaggaggaggaaaggatggggcAGGATGtgaaaaggttaggttaggaaggggaagaagagagagagagatgagagagagagagagagagagagagagagagagagagagagagagagagagagagagagagagagagagagagacagacactgGAGGTAAGTGAAAGTAATGAATTATTATATGAATTAAAGATCCGGGAGAAGagtaagaacaatgaaaaactctctctctctctctctctctctctctctctctctctctctctctctctctctctctctctccacggccTCGAGTGAAGCATGCAACGAAAGGAACCTgttgcataaaaaaagagacacgCATGTTCTCGtcactaaagaaagaaagagcgcaaaggaacacaaaggaaaaacaaagaaacgttCGCTAAAGTAAAAGATGCAAAAtacgaaagacaaagcaaaggaaacagagagaaaactaaaaaaaaaaaaaaatagaaaaaagacaggaaattaaGAAGACAAAAAATCGTGGAAATTGATAGcaaaagagatagaaaatgagaggaaatcataaaaaagaaaaacttacgaaaaaaaagagagaactgaaaaaaagattacaaaaataaactgacagaaaagaagataaaggggaaaaatgtgaTAGACTAAGCAAAAGAGgacgtaagaaaaaagaaggagagggagatacaAAAGAAACGATAACAGAAGAGTAAAAATtaaaggacgaagaggaggaggaactggagggaagaaagatgagaagaagaatgataactaaaggaaaaagaaaatacatacacacaaaaaaaaaaaaaaaagataggtaaggaaaatagaaaaagagggcGAAGGAAGACctgaagaaacagagaaaaaaaaaagactaagagatatagcccgaaaaaaaaaaaataaggaatgggAGATATGGGAAAGTGtagggaggaaaagataaaaaggaagaaggggacgAGAGGGAAAGGACagctcctcccacctcccctcaCAGTTCGTCCTTGCTTGGTCTCACTGTCACAAAGGCGCCGTGTTGAACTTTGAGCGGAGCGTGAACAGTtactcctggtggtggtggtggtgatgatagtggtgttgatggtgatgatgtatCGATGCTTTTTCTAATATCCatctatgtctttttttttttatgatctccttccttcattttctttttcttttatttggttggtgatgaagatggtgatgttaatgatagtgaaagtgatgatgatggtgctgattaacaattttcctcatcttctttgtcttatttttataaTTACTTTCTTTCaacaattttcctttttttttctatatgtttggtgatggtgaagatggtgatgctggtgatagtgaaaatgatgatgacgatagtgtctttcataatttttcttcatcttccttatctTGCTTTTATAATCTTTcagctcctttccttctctctatttgGTTGGTGACGGtgaagatagtgatgatggtgatagtgaaggtGACGATGATGTACTGGTGCGTTTAGTAATTTCCTATCATCTTCTTAATCATCTTTTATAAACTCATCACTTCACGTTTCTATTTTCCATTTAGTTTATGatggtgaagatggtgatggtggtgaggaagaAGGTGATAATGCATTGgtcccttcatcttctttctcttctatttataatcctcttcatccttccatttctaaTTTGTTGGTGATGCTTGTTATAAagagagtgatggtgatgatagtgatgataataatgcacTGGTGTTGTTAGTGTTTCCCTTCACCTACTTCTTCTTCCATAATTCCTTTcaccttcgttttcttcagtCGGTCAGTTTCATTTATAATTTATcataattcatatatatataattacaataattataatgactgcctctttctttcttccgtctATAATTATGAGGTGGAtggtgggcgtggtggggatgatgatgatgatgatgatgatgatgatgatggcaaggGTAAGGATAATAATGGCTGCGGAAGTAATAGTGACAACATTAATGTTCATATTCTGTATCAGTGAAAAAAGGATAATgaagctggtgatggtggtggaggtaatggtggtaataatgatcGTGATGATAAAGGAGGGTGTGCACTGTACATGGCGATGATGCGTGCTACTCgtgattagataaaaaaaaaaaaaaaaaagagattagaTGAAGCATTCTTAAAATCACATAAGAAATTAATTGTGTTGAGTTTTatgttataaaaaaagaaaaataaattaaaacaaaaattaatgtaCAAAAGATCGTACACTATCAATAATTCAATATAATATAAACATATGGAAGAAATATTGATCATGTTTGGTGCTGATAACATCATCATCTTGAAGTTTATgctaaaaacaaaaagaaaaaaaataacgttctCTTTTTCGTGAGAcacatttcccattttctccaAATTTCGAGGGTAAATCCAAGAAAACGAAAATTTTGTATCATTCCAACTCAcctcacattttcttccaaTGTTTTGAAGGAGGAcataagtatataaaaaaatggtTTTCTGTGGTACTCACCTGGTACGTTTTCTCTTCAAACTTCTAGGGGacactgagaaaagaaaaacagactaTGAATAATACAATATTTTTACGAAAAGTGGGGATGttcatatcattattattattatcatcattatcactacttCACATTATATACACTAAGACAGACAGTGAGACAGATAAACACGGAAGGAGACGTTGACGAAGGTcctacaggaaagagagagtcaGCTGCCCtgtatgtaactctctctctctctctctctctctctctctctctctctctctctctctctctctgctatactTCGCCTCTGCCTTCCTTCACCTGTACTAAAGGTATCGTTTGCCTGAAATAGAgcgtgtttgtttttcctcacAGCTTCGCAATCGGTAAGTTGGTAAGTTTTGTGGTCATCTATATTTTGTAATCAGTGGTAGAAGAGATATTACAAAGGTGTGAACAGCCAGTTATCTAGATGAAcatatagataagtagatagatatacCGGAAagcagacagagggacagataaagagatagaaaatAGGGAGATAaaatgatggatggatggatgaatggatagataagcagatggacagataaataaatagattgatggatagaaacacaaacagactgacaggttagaaagatattatatatataattgtaatACCTTTAACATATTGATTTGTTAATTTATAAATCTACCTATGTATCTTCCTTCGTCTCTATATGATTAATTGTGAAATGTTTCTTCAACATACAACTTCACTGATGTTAAATGAGACTCGAGCAACGTCTCTCAAATGGAAGACACTCATGGATTTGTATTCAGGAGGCAGTGAAATCTCCGCGCTTGTGTGGCATGCTTTGAAGACTGGTAGTAAATATGGAAGAGCTCATAAAatttagcagtaatagtagtagtagtagtagtagtagtagtagtagtagtagtagtagtagtagtagtagtagtagtaatagtagtagtaatagtagtagtagtagtagtagtaatactagtagtagtagtacataagaacataagaaataagggaagctgcaagaagcgaccaggcttatacgtggcagtcactgtatgaaatatacatacctatttccacctatcatccccatccataaacccgtctaatcttctcttaaagctccctaatgttctagcactaacaatatgattaccgagtccgtcccactcag carries:
- the LOC135110466 gene encoding uncharacterized protein LOC135110466, with the protein product MRAVSGAFLATLVVACIADFGGGGGGHGGGGGGGTSSYSAPPVSSGGMYGGGGGGSMYGGGGGGGGGGGGGGYGGGGVSSSYSAPSGGGGGMYGGGGGGGGGGGGGGGGGYGGGGSSGGGGGYGGGSGGGGGGGGYGGGSFGGGSSGGGGGGYGGGGGGSSGGYGGGSSGGGGGGYGGSSGGGSGGGGYGGSSGGGGGGYGGSSSGGGSGGGYGGSSGGGGGGYGGSSGGGGGGGYGGSSGGGSGGYGGSSGGGGGGYGGSSSGGGGGSYGGSSGGGGGYGGSSGGGGGGYGGSSGGGGSGYGGSSGGGGGYGGSSGGGGGGGGGYGGSSGGGSYGGSSGGGGGGGGGYGGSSGGGGGGYSGSSGGGGGYGGSSGGGGGGYGGSSGGGGGGYGGSSGGGGGGGGGYGGSSGGGGGGYGGSSGGGGGGGYGGSSGGGGGGYGGSSGGGGGGGYGGSSGGGGGGSYGGGSSGGGGGGYGGSSGGGSSMYGK
- the LOC135110467 gene encoding uncharacterized protein LOC135110467, which produces MSRNAAYPQFLRAQSVAVAVVVAFAPLLAACLQLSGDADENHFVMFPGKATWGPSPLAGGSLAAGTGSPFAKVRSLLRPRDTKAASSSVAVKEVKVGFPPLSTEPKPLSRSQRRPRPNPTSAGYTVAASPLSSAGPLVMLRGGINGDSPFVLTRLRTKRFRLTKRLN